TGTATATTGCTCGAACGCGAAACTCGGCTCTGTCAGAGCGATTAGACGGCTAATATGGGGAACCAGTTTGAGAGGAACTCGGGTCCTCGACTTCCAATTAAGTAGGATCGTGACTGTCACCGACAGCCCAATTGTGATTTCACAACTGCAGAGAGGTGGAGTCCTGCGGGCGTATCTGGTCGCCAACGGAATCGAACGGTCCGGCAAAGATCGGATCAGTAAGCACGAACTCGCCCGATGTTTGGCTCCATTACATAAATAAAATAATAGTAGTATTTGTATTTGTGAAAGTGATCCGTAATATCGACACGAATCTTTTGAAGTGTGAATATAGAACCACAAGGACGACGGAATATGAGTCGAGGTTTCCAAATAAGGCTCTCTTTTCTGACACTTCCTTAGAAGCCTCGTCTCCCGCCATCGTACCGCGATTATCCCGCCACAAATCTACCGGGGTGGTCGTATAATGTCTAGATTCTGTCCTAACTGTGGCACCCGGATGAAAACCGACACTCGGCCCGGCTCTGGTATCCCCCGTCGGTTTTGCCCGGAGTGTTCAGAACAATGAGCCGAGCCCATCACCCCGTCGAGGAGCCCGAGCCCGAACGCGAGACGGTCGCCGGCCCCGACGCCCTCACCTTCCCCGCCGACTGGCATATGTCGACTAGCTGGCGACGGGTTCAGCAGAACGAGACGGCCGTTAACCCAGTCAACGACGCCGAATATATGGTGCAGGTAGGCGACGGGAGTATCCACCGTACCACCGCTGTCGTCCAAGACGGGACGCTCTGCTGTGACTGTGACTGCCGGGGATGGACTCACCGCCGCTTTTGCGCCCACGTCGCCGCGATCTGGTGGCGCTGGTGTCGGTCGGAGACATTCATCACCGACAGAGACGCCGGCCGGACCCTTCGACGCCCGCCCGCATGGCTGTCCATCGAAGACCAGGAGGTAGGACAGTGAACTACCGTATCCTACACCTCTACGCCGACACGGGAGTAGAGGACGAGGTACTACACACCTTTGGTAACGTGGTTCGTGTCGGGATCGAGCCGACGCCTAACCCCTACTCCGAAGTAGTACAGGG
Above is a window of Haloarcula halophila DNA encoding:
- a CDS encoding SWIM zinc finger family protein; its protein translation is MSRAHHPVEEPEPERETVAGPDALTFPADWHMSTSWRRVQQNETAVNPVNDAEYMVQVGDGSIHRTTAVVQDGTLCCDCDCRGWTHRRFCAHVAAIWWRWCRSETFITDRDAGRTLRRPPAWLSIEDQEVGQ